The Arachis hypogaea cultivar Tifrunner chromosome 14, arahy.Tifrunner.gnm2.J5K5, whole genome shotgun sequence genome has a segment encoding these proteins:
- the LOC112741962 gene encoding cytochrome c6, chloroplastic, whose product MELTGMISGCIDYTRILSTKDNVKKEENFIPRKVKNGEVKFYKLKRLAPPIVAALLALSPISSPQVSSAQTLEIQRGATLFQQSCIGCHDAGGNVIQPGATLFTKDLQRNGVDTEEAIYRVTYYGKGRMPGFGKECKPRGQCTFGARLEDQDIKVLAQFVKSQADQGWPTIQK is encoded by the exons ATGGAGCTTACTGGCATGATATCAGGTTGCATTGATTACACTAGAATCCTCTCCACTaag GATaatgtgaagaaagaagagaatttCATTCCTAGAAAGGTCAAGAATGGAGAAGTGAAGTTCTACAAGCTTAAGAGATTGGCTCCTCCAATTGTGGCTGCTCTCCTTGCCTTATCTCCTATCTCATCTCCCCAAG TTTCAAGTGCGCAAACCTTAGAAATTCAGAGAGGAGCCACATTGTTTCAACAATCTTGTATTGGATGCCATGATGCAGGTGGTAACGTAATACAACCA gGGGCAACTCTATTTACAAAGGATTTACAGAG GAATGGAGTTGATACAGAAGAAGCAATCTACCGTGTAACATATTATGGCAAAGGAAGAATGCCG GGGTTTGGAAAAGAATGCAAGCCACGTGGGCAGTGCACATTTGGAGCTCGTTTGGAAGACCAAGATATCAAAGTATTAGCTCAGTTTGTTAAGTCGCAGGCAGATCAAGGTTGGCCAACTATCCAAAAATAA